A genomic window from Candidatus Deferrimicrobium borealis includes:
- a CDS encoding DUF3332 domain-containing protein — protein MRGSRFGKGIALVLVAAVGTLSAGCFGKFQLTRKLYDVNQSIDEKYVRSAATWIFVIPYALTGILDLVIFNVIEFWTGENPVVSAPVTKVLAQGNGKAVLTLSRDGSATVAVIERYEGERLVSTLRVRDDGAGKVTAVETAAGKNVREAVAVAVSDGSVDVTVATAAGAGTERYPAPSVRAQETRVARIVSEVAQASRGAAGTIPLAAAARVPAYGG, from the coding sequence ATGCGAGGGAGCCGGTTCGGGAAGGGGATCGCGCTGGTGCTGGTGGCGGCGGTGGGGACGCTCTCCGCGGGATGCTTCGGAAAGTTCCAGTTGACGCGAAAACTGTACGACGTCAATCAGTCGATCGACGAAAAGTACGTCCGCAGCGCGGCGACGTGGATCTTCGTCATCCCGTACGCCCTGACCGGAATCCTGGACCTCGTCATTTTCAACGTGATCGAGTTCTGGACGGGCGAGAACCCCGTCGTCTCGGCGCCGGTGACGAAGGTGTTGGCGCAAGGGAACGGGAAGGCGGTCCTCACCCTCTCCCGCGACGGTTCCGCGACGGTGGCGGTGATCGAGCGGTACGAAGGGGAGAGACTCGTCTCCACCCTCCGGGTCCGCGACGATGGGGCCGGGAAGGTCACGGCGGTTGAGACGGCGGCGGGGAAGAACGTCCGCGAGGCCGTCGCGGTCGCCGTGTCCGATGGGTCGGTGGATGTCACGGTGGCCACGGCGGCGGGGGCGGGCACGGAGAGGTACCCGGCGCCGTCCGTCCGTGCGCAGGAAACGCGCGTGGCCCGGATCGTTTCGGAAGTCGCTCAGGCGTCGCGGGGCGCAGCGGGGACGATCCCCCTGGCCGCCGCCGCGCGGGTCCCGGCGTACGGTGGCTGA
- a CDS encoding ATP-binding protein — protein sequence MKFTAVPLRDRGLQFKLTMVMLILFACSLGSVFIPYIFGRESLKRDLENSFLELSNAISVSVDQLTTLGISEEDRLYHYVESLKKTGIREVSIVGEDMGVIDSTNPKAIGRPVKIKLPPEKLIINATFGDDSGEKIQPRDLVVPVKVAGETLGYIHMRLKIDDFTEPIQRNLYLRLFSTILIFSGGLVLAVIISAHYVSPVVRLAHAAETVAAGDLSQELPVEGNDEVGRLTRSFNEMIVRLRQNRALEEAVQENRYLTHLGKISSGMAHEIRNPLNFIGLAVDHLGAMEEGKGDEGEAERRQVIGRIKEEIGRLNELVTNFILYGRPPELHRAAVRIPELAAGVLRMAEERLRAQSISCRTEFEDAPGIHADPDMLRRALVNLVGNAVDAMPNGGTLSISAGPRPDGRYFVVVEDTGVGIPAEERERIFEPYFTTKESGLGLGLVLTKKIVDAHGGEIFVDSTPGKGTRIEVALPAAPPAEGSQG from the coding sequence ATGAAATTCACGGCCGTCCCGTTGCGCGATCGCGGGCTGCAGTTCAAGCTCACGATGGTCATGCTGATCCTCTTCGCCTGCTCCCTCGGGTCGGTATTCATCCCGTACATTTTCGGGCGGGAGTCGCTGAAGAGGGACCTCGAGAACAGCTTCCTCGAACTCTCCAACGCGATCAGCGTCAGCGTCGACCAGTTGACGACGCTGGGGATCTCGGAGGAGGACCGCCTGTACCATTACGTGGAATCGCTGAAGAAGACGGGGATCCGCGAAGTGTCGATCGTCGGGGAAGATATGGGTGTCATCGACAGCACGAACCCCAAGGCGATCGGCCGGCCGGTGAAGATCAAGCTGCCGCCCGAAAAACTGATCATCAATGCGACGTTCGGGGATGATTCGGGGGAGAAGATCCAGCCCCGGGACCTCGTTGTGCCGGTCAAGGTGGCGGGGGAGACCCTCGGTTATATCCACATGCGATTGAAGATCGACGACTTCACCGAGCCGATCCAGCGGAACCTCTACCTGCGACTCTTCAGCACCATCCTCATCTTCTCCGGGGGGCTCGTCCTCGCGGTCATCATCTCCGCTCACTACGTCTCTCCCGTGGTTCGGCTTGCGCATGCCGCCGAGACCGTGGCCGCCGGGGACCTTTCACAGGAACTTCCGGTCGAGGGGAACGACGAGGTGGGACGTCTCACCCGCTCCTTCAACGAGATGATCGTCCGGCTCCGGCAGAACCGGGCGCTCGAGGAGGCCGTCCAGGAGAACCGGTACCTGACGCACCTCGGGAAGATCTCTTCGGGGATGGCCCACGAGATCCGCAACCCGCTCAACTTCATCGGGCTCGCGGTGGACCACCTCGGCGCGATGGAGGAGGGGAAAGGGGACGAAGGGGAAGCGGAGAGGCGCCAGGTGATCGGGCGGATCAAGGAGGAGATCGGGCGGCTGAACGAGTTGGTGACAAATTTCATCCTCTACGGGCGTCCTCCCGAGCTGCACCGCGCGGCCGTCCGGATCCCCGAGCTCGCGGCCGGGGTGCTGCGGATGGCGGAGGAGCGACTGCGCGCGCAATCGATCTCCTGCCGCACGGAGTTCGAGGATGCCCCGGGGATCCACGCCGATCCCGACATGCTGCGGAGGGCGCTGGTGAACCTGGTGGGGAACGCCGTCGACGCGATGCCGAACGGCGGAACGCTCTCCATTTCCGCGGGACCCCGACCCGACGGGAGATACTTCGTGGTCGTGGAGGATACGGGTGTCGGCATCCCGGCGGAAGAACGGGAAAGGATCTTCGAGCCGTACTTCACCACGAAGGAGTCGGGGCTGGGGCTCGGGCTCGTCCTCACGAAGAAGATCGTCGACGCCCACGGGGGGGAGATCTTCGTGGATTCCACACCCGGAAAAGGGACGCGGATCGAGGTTGCGCTTCCGGCGGCCCCCCCCGCGGAGGGGTCGCAAGGATGA